Genomic DNA from Etheostoma cragini isolate CJK2018 chromosome 7, CSU_Ecrag_1.0, whole genome shotgun sequence:
tgaaaaatttaaaggggtctgaatactttccgtacccactgtatatgtgtgtgtgtatatatatatatatgtatatatatatatatatatatatacacacacacatacaagagcctgaccgataaaggatttttaagaccgatacaaatatttggttatttaaaaattcgACATTCCGATATAATGgccgatatactgtatattcaaaaataggaacatccaaatatattaaaattctgataaatgcaatgtataaaaatacaaacttaagatatgaaactcaaagtgctttgtacaaaaacacaataacaaaaaaaagagccccttctggtggacaaactatgcagcgacaacactcataacatggttgaccccgtttttaatttatttttaaaatattcattcatcagaataatttatttgtcattataaattattctgatgaatgaatatttaaatcgGCCCTTACAAATGTCAAAACCGATAGATAAGGAATTAACAAAGGTGTGACTggcttaaaactctttataATTGCGATTTTGATCAATCGTTATCAATCaatcgttcagccctactttatatattgtaataatacATAGTGCATGTGTTTATATTGGAAATTAGGTATCGTGAATTGGAGGAGAAGCTGGACTTCTTGCAGAAGAGTTCAGCTCAGCGGGACAGAACTGAAGCTCTGCTCAAACAGAAGGACAAGGACTGTGCACAGGTATCAGCAGCTTAGTTCAAAGAGTCCAAAACCTCCAACTACTGAAGTAACAGATGGTGGCACTGAAGTAAGCAGCCCTGAAATATCAActtaaactgtctttttttgtgtgtattttttacagCTGGCCAAGGACTGTGAGGCTCTGAAAGCTCAAGCTACTTCCCTTTTAGGAGAACTGAATGAGAGACAGAGCTGCCTGGATAAAAGCGAGCATGAACGCAAAACGTTGGAAGAAAAGTAAGCTGTCACGTCAGCATGAATACAAATAGTAGGGATGACCCCGAATATTTAATGCTTCGATGGAAAGAGCCTGATTCAACTGCCAGTCTCAAAGTCGAATCTTTGTAGTGCCGTAAAGCCCAGCTCAGACCAAAGATTCTCACAATGAGATGAGACGGTGTATCATCTTTATAGCACAATGACTCTTTGTACTTCACTCCAAACTTCCGACTTTCAGACTTTTTCATTGCTGGATAACATTTGCTGCGTCTGAATATGAACGTTGATAGCGTTATtgatagtgagatgcttgcCACAGCTGCATTTCTAGTAATAAGttatcaaaaatgtttcatttctctGATTAACTGCTTTGTTTTAACAAGGCTCGCTCCCCTCTGTCACTCTGAGTCACTCGAACCGTGCACCATGTTCGTGGGCGCCGCAACTTTTCCCTGCAACGCTCTAAATATGTTTTGTCACGTTGCTTATCTTTGAAACTTTTAAGAAACCTTTTCAAAGTGGGTGAATAAATCCAACCGCCCTCTGGCAGACTGAAGTTTCACTTTCCGTGATCCGTAACCGACCATCGCCCCCGCCCACACAATTCCACAATTAGTCGACAATAGGCAAGACTCAACCATTCTGACAGGACACCTCTAACTTACAATATGTAGAGACCTTTCATCtataggtgtgtatgtgtgtgtgtgctgatgtgCTCATCCCtactctatgtgtgtgtgtgtgtgtgtgtgtgtgtgcaggctgtGCAATAAAATGAAGGCCCTGCAGGTGGCAGAGCGGGAGCTGGAGCAGCAGAGGAAGCAGCATCATGTGGCCATGGacaagctgctgctgcagaccCAGGGCCTGGAGCAGGCCCTGAAGACGGAGAGACATGTCGTCACAGAGGAGAGGTTGGTTCAACATGTTAGAATATTTAGAAAGATTTTCTCAGCGAGAGGGAATTTCTTTCACATCCATTACAAGAGTGCAGTAGTCCTGTCACATTGTAATGAACATTCAGTGAGCATAATAGAAACTACTGTTTAGTACCAGGACGGACCATcatgtatataaaaatgtatatttttaaatcctgtacaaacaagacattaacattgaaatttaatttaattacattatcttttgCTCACAAGATTAAAAACCGTCAGTGTGTTTGCAACAATGCATTGTTTCTTTCTACATTTGTGACGTTAAAGGTCCACTGTGTAAcatgtttagttgttcattatcaaaatctgtgttgcccgttcacaaacttcTCCTTTTTTATGAAGATTTACCAGCACCACAAGTATTCCTACTTGCTTGAAATATTgcatttccatttgcatgaaCAAGGGTAGACGTTCCATATTCATGCACCatcttgaaatatgttaggCAGAATGGGAGAAATTcgtacacattggaccttttaaCTGCATCCCTGTAGTAATAAATTCTGCTGGGCTTTGGTCAAAATTCATAAATGCTGTGACCAGCACAACATCTAAGATTCAATacaataaaatctttttttgttttcccttttttccccacTCAGGAAAAAACTGACACAGTTGCAGCATGCCTACACGTGTCTATTTAGAGACTATGATTCTAAACTGAAGAGTGAggtaaaaacacgtttaaacaCCTACCTTACCCTGACAAGTTTTCTCTTTTACTTATGGATTCAGGCCTAACgttgatctgtgtgtgtgtgtgtgtgttttccagggGGGGGATCTGTGCAGCCGACTAGAGGACGCAGAGAGAGCGCTGGCCCTGAAGCAGGATCTGATTGATAAACTTAAGGAGGAGGTGGAGCAACAAAAAGGCTCCCTGGAGACTGTTCCGGTCCTCACTGCACAGGTACAGATGCACAGGTCTCACAGTGCTGTTGAGCCCATCTGCACACAAGTCACTCTGTTCATCCCAATTGTTACATTCAGGTCAGGTTAAAGATATGTAGTCCCTGactttgtaatttctttgttttttcaaggTAAGTATTGCATCACTGTTTATAACTCTGTGCAGTTAGGACActgtgttgtggtgtttttaaCTGCTGTAGTCTGTTTGGGCCTCTATAAGCACTGTTTAGAAAGCTAATTACTTAACAGCTACCTGTCTGCTACAGAGATATGACAAATTTGTTGTGCTTGTATTGATGCTTTTATTAAAGTTTTGTAAGGTGTCCTTGGGTGTCTTAAAAGGCACCACCAAgggaaatgtattattattatcgcATAGGGATTGTTTCGATGTCTTTTAGTAAGCTTTTAATCTTAAATGAAACTAAcctataaaataaaaccatcaaaaacaagtttatttcaATTTCTATTATACAGTACAAGGCATTTAtgctgtaaatactgtatacatttacaAGTGAATTTCCAGTTTCAGAGACATAAGCTGCTCTGGCTAAAATCAACCCAACATGTAAAGATAGGGAAGCTAGACCCTTTCGAACACGGAACAgttgtgcacacaaacacacacacacacacacacacacacacacacacacaaacaaccacacacacacagacagacaaaaagccagcagagggcagcaagAGCAGGTCTAGAATTGTCAATGTCAATGGTAACGTTGACTGCTCTGATTGTCATGAGCCATTTCTTCACCTGGATCTTGAATTAACTATGTATTTAGATTTAGCCGAATACATCGAATAACGTgatatctccctctctctcacaatgtctttgtgtttgctcAGGCTGAGATCTACAAGGCCGATTTCCTCGCAGAGCGAGAAGCACGAGAGAAGCTGAACCAGAAGAAGGAGGAGCTGCAGGATCAGCTGACTCAGGCCCTGACTGAGATTGACAGGCTCAAACAGGAAGCCACATCTCGGTAAATTAAAAGTTATATCTGAAAGTGGGCTCAATCACAACGCAGACCCATTTTCATTGGTTttaattgggggggggggggggggggggggggggggggggcttttcccttttattaggGACAGTGGATAGACGGGAAAGGGGGAGAGcgggggggatgacacgcagcaaagggccgcaggtcggattcgacCCCAAGCCGCTGCAAAGgtctcagcctacatggggcgtacgctcttactgggtgagctagaggccaccctCCATTTTCACTCTGATGGTTATTTGTGTCCTGAATGAGATCATGTGGACACAGGTGATAGATCGGGTTATCTGGCTGTGAGCTCTGCTATTTTGAGGGAATTTCAAAACTCTTGTTCATGTAATTTCTGATCCAGGGCTAGACATGCGTACATGTATATACATCATCTAATCAAATGCTGCATCAGCATCtcaacatgacttttttatagCTTTGCTGCAGTCTTTAAAGACGGGGCTGTTGGCACATCGTCATCACTGACCACTCATTTCTGCAGTCAGAGGTGTATCTAGGATTTTTTCCTCTGCGTAATAAGAAATATTGATATTTCTAGATCTTTTAAAGTGATACTTTAGAGTATtctttgtcctctttttttcagcGCAAGTATGGAGCAAATGAAGCTGAGACACCTGGAAGACTTTCCAACACGAGCCCCACACATTCCCCCTCCACAAGGTACATCACAAccaacacacaaatgcacaaaaatatgCACATTGATGTAAAGTAATACTCATTTGTATTTGAAGTATGTTAGAAAACTTACATATTGTGATAGTAGATTATATAGTTAATCATCATAATTTCGACAAAGCTTTTACTGTCACTACGGTAAAAACAAGGATCAAGACTTTCTGCTGCTTCTTTTTCTCACTATAAGTCACAGGTTATCTTATCCACCATCTCTTAGACTTCTCTATGCTCTAATTAACTTCAGGGTaacttctgtatttttcaacctcaaacctattttctcttgtttttttgtgactgatGTAAACAACAGTCTttaaaattggtccagtattaggtAAGACAGCTGCAGTCAGCAGCGGCGACACTTTTGAGACCactaaaaaaatgatgtttggTCGCTGACATGCTCAGATTCTTATTCTAAGGGTCTGACTACAATCTGGATCCCTAGAtagatagacctttttgttagTGAGATCctttatgtttaaaatgaaaccGCCTCAAAATCACCatcgccaaacccaccagactacattaaaggtcccatgacatggtgctttttggatgctgttatatagaccttagtggtcatctaataccatatctgaagtctctttcccaaaattcagccttggtgcagaattacattttcataagGGGGACggttccagatcggcccatctgagctttcattttctcaaaggcagagcaggatacccagggctcggtttatacctgtcaccatttctagccactggggggccataggcaggctgggggaactcatattattgttaaaagaTCTCACaaattgaaattttcatgccatgggaccttttaacagtaatattttcatctgttttggtggaaataaACCCTTATTTTGCCTATTTACATGTGAATATAGGCTGGCTTGGTTAATTTCAGCTTTATCTATGAAACCAATGCATAAACAGGAAAATGGCTTTAGTAGTGGGCAACTTTAATGATGATACTGACAAGATTCAGATTTCTGGTAAGAGGTTGTTTTAACATGCTTTCTTTCCCCGGTGCAGCTTTCAACACGGTGCCCCCTGCCCCCTCGTTCCGCAATCAGGGTTTGATACCAGTCGGTGATCAGGGGGCGATCGGAGCTGAGGAGCTGCCAGATTTATGTTGTCCTAAGTGTCAGTACCAGGCTCCAGACATGGACACGCTGCAGATACATGTCATGGACTGTATACAGTAACAGGATCATAGTTCAGCACATACATACTGACATATGTACAGCGTATTTACGTTTTTGACGTACCTGGTGTCCACTCCCAGCCTCTGGGCACAGGCTGGAAGAACGTGTGGTTGTTGCACCTTACTCTCTCTCTGCCAtgtcaacacacatacacaaactgaaCGCATACTGGGGTTTGtaccctttttttaaaatgtaatatgttgGAATCAAAAAGTGGCAATCGGATGACATTATGTAcaagtggggaaaaaagaataGATAGATAATCAGCATGGTATGTTCCTAGaagtgctaaaaaaaacaaattctgctGTAGCTTTTCCATTCTGCAACCCATCCTTTTCAcgtcatttgttatttttttcccggcacctgttttttttaatttttaatttcccCTCTTCCCCCTCTCCATACCTTCCCCATTAGAAGCCACACATGCATAAGGTGAAAAAAAGTAAGAAGGGGGTCCTTTTCCCTTAAAGGAGAGAACACAGAATGATGTGAATAACCTAGTGAGCTTTAAAAAACATAGAGtattcaaatatgttttggtcATAAATGTTGATGTCTATATTACCTCAAACACGTATTATTATGTATTAGAGATGGATTTACtcttattgaaaaaaagtagcCATTCTCTGTGTTCTGTGCCTGTGTACACCATCGTCTGCACCATCTCTGATGCTAGACCTGACCCTTAATCCAGCATAGCTCTGTGTGCCCCTAATTCTGTCTTATCTTTACCTGTAGCACCTAGCTATTTATCAATCTGAAGGTAAGCACATTGAGGGTCCTTCAGTTTGTGTGAATATTGTCTGTAATTATAGATCATTGGGTGCAAAGAGTATTGTTTCCAACTGTCaaagatttacaaaataaatcagttatTCATTAATCCTTTGATTTGTCGTGTGGGCATGAATGACCAGAGTGTGTGACGTGATTGCAGACCATATACAACGATTTGATGAAAAGTAGTATTTGTTTGTTGAATGTTAAATAGTAATATTTAATACTGTAGTTGGACATTAGCAGAAAAGGAAGGGACGCTGTCCAATCTGTCAGTTGGGACAGAAGAGAAACATTTCTCTCATTTAAGGTGGTGTATTATTGCTGAAGTAATAAAAGCCTCTTTTACACAAGGAATAAAGCAACAGGGTTACATGACACACCGATGTGGGCCACCCTACTTCACCCTGGGGGCTCCGTAGACTGGCCCCTTTCTTCCTAAACAGGAGCAGAATACAACTGacaggactgcagaaaagatcatcagtgccaacctgccctccattCATGACTTCTACACATCCAGAGTCGGGAAACGGCTGAAAGCAACAGACTCGGGATGAGTTTCTTACCACAAGCCATcgctctgatgaacagctgactccTCTTTCACAGTCCCAGTTTTAATCCTGTGaaataacccagcaacactgtctctaatcagtctgtttactggttccacttattatttactcatcattctcattctctatttcatagctgttcatattgtaatataatacttatataactacataatactatttattccagcaacCTCTGCACTATGCTccctaattaaaataataactataataattCTAATTTACCTCTGCATAcattgcactcttcattgcacatTGCCTGAACCTGGCTATGTCGTTTCCGTTTATAGTGTGTGtctattagtgtgtatatattgtttgttttgttttgtggtttcacAATGTACCTGGTGTTAAAAGCCAATGAAAAGAGGTGTGGGTTTTTAAGAAGAGTGTAACTCTTACACAACTTCTCACATGACCACATTCATCACAGTTGTTTCCCAATCTATGTCTCTCATCCTGTCTCTGggtatttttacttttccacTGTCCCATACTGATGTAACCTGTCAATCCCAGCTCATCATGTGTTAACAGTAAGGGTATGATCTAGAACCTTTGTCTTTATCTAATTCAGTTACagtactatatattatactacatAGCATCATTGATTATCTACTCAAgcatactcacacacatttgatATGAGCACAGTTACACCTTTtccttaaatacacacacatttcctgaaAACACGTAACTTCTTAGTAATGTCATTATCATATTAAGGCACTGTAGGATGGTAACTTTAATTATTTCCTTACAGAAGAAGACCTTATTtagagaaaatatatatatttcaacatGAAGTTCCAAAAAATGTATGGGTTACAGAGAAATGTTCAGATCCAGTTAATTTTAACCGTGTAGTTAGCAGATACTCAGCATGGATCGATGTTTGATACCGAGTTGAACGTTGAGCCCATCGAGCGACAGAAGGGACCGGAAATTGTAGACTCCGCCTTCAAAATAAGACGTCTGCGCACATTTTGAGTTTGACATTTGAGCCGCGGGGGGACTCACTGTGGCTGCTGAGGACTGTCCTGCCACTTGGCGAACACAGCACGAGCAcatatgacaaaacaaatatgcCAAATAAACATATACATGTTTAAATTACCTTTTTCTAACATTGTTGCAATCCAATGCCAATGTTAAAGGGATTTGGATACGTGTGTGGTTAATGACTCTTAAATTTAGCATATGTTTTGCACACTGTGAAATTTTACTGCGAAAGTTCGGACCGGAAGTCGCATCGGCAGGCTTTTATTTTACAGTCGTCTCTTGTCTCAAGCAGCGCTCGCCGGACGCACGCTCCATTCATCCCTGCGTCTTTTTTTTGCCGATGTGCGCGACTGGCGGTGCGTCTTTGTAGTCGTTCTCAGACAGGCATGTCAGGCTCAACTTCCCCGCCTCCCGCGGCCGAGGCTGGAGGACCCGAAGGATGTTTCCCCCCCGGATACAAGCCTTTCAAACCCGAGGACCACGGCCTGGAGCGCGGGTTCCGTCTCACGGCATTTTCGGACCTGAAAGGATGAGGCTGCAAGGTCCCGCAGGAGGCTCTGCTCAAACTCCTGGCGGGACTGGAGACGGACCGGGCCGACGGGACAGGGAAGGCCGATGACCAAGCACTGGAGTTCGGCCAACAGTTGCCCGGCCCCCGCCTCGGTAAGACACATATTTGTAGTTAGCAggtctagctagctagcttccaTGTTCCGTTCATGTAGTCAGAAATCCTGTTGGGTAACGTCGGCTATCTAGCATAGCTGATGCTAACAAGGCTAGCTTGTGTTGGTGTTAACTCATTGGCATAACTTATGGCAACTCGTTTGACAGATagacagctaacgttacaggCGAATAAAATCAGTTTGGTTTTAATAGTTCATCCGCTATCGAACTAGTTAACATTTATCAACTACTAATAGTCGTAAGTGATCACTATGTTACATCGGTAATGCATGTAACTTTAACATGATAAAGAAAGCCTTATCGTTAGCTGAAACAGTGTTCAAATTCCGCGAGTAGCCAAATTACCATACGTAAGCATGATTCAGCAGAAATATTTTGATTTGTTGAGTGCAAAGTTCATGCTTTTAGTCAAATATTTCTTCTAGTATAGGTGTTGCGCAATGCTGAGTGGAAGTTATGTAGTTAAGTTACTTAACGTGTACTGCTTTTTAAGGGTGAAGCAACAGAATGTGGAAAGCATTGTATGTCGTTACACTGAAGCACCACAAACTTAGAAACCCCTGCAACGTTACTGTTCATGCATTGTAATGCAATGTTGTGTAACAGTCCTGTAATAAATAGTACCTACAGTATAATAAACAACAGCGCCataagcacacagacacacaaacaaacaagctttTAAAGTAGTATTTACACTCTTAACTAAAAACTGAACGCTTGGGGTAAGTTAATACTTATTACAAGGctattgtattttattacaaaacattGAAGTTTCTTTCCTTCCCCACTGTTGTGTGTTTCCAGGGGTAGGGATGGACTGCTGTGTGATTCCCCTGAGGCATGGAGGGCTCTCCCTGGTCCAGACCACAGACTTCTTCTACCCTCTGGTGGAGGATCCTTACATGATGGTGGGTTTCTGAAAGGTGTTTCAAATCTCAGAAAACTTTGAATCTGGTCTTCCTCATTTTTACTGATGCCAAGATACAAGaaataaacacttaaaacacaaaaataaacacagaaaacacacaacaaataaataatactcAATCAAATCATGAGCTAACAAGAGTGTCCAGCTCAAAAttactatatgtaacttttatatgtttctgaaactgtggaGTTTTCCATCTGATAATCAGAAAGACCtgtaacagaaaacaagacCAATTAGTGTCAATTAGTGGCTTTATTAATCATAGCTGTGTTTTGtgcataacatgcaataaaccaatcaaagTGTCATCTCGTATTTCCCTTAAAAGCCAGATGCTTTTGTACCTTAGCGCATTGCTCtaatgatggcggatttgcaccgtcaTCCCTGCATAGTGTGcacgctgtgcataagcctatgGCGCATTTcactaatttgctgttaaaataacaatgaaatgctgcgttattgactttagaccaggttttcgTTGGTTAATGGCGTGCTCAATTTCTGCTGtcgcaagatagcaatacgcccagaattcacctgaacccacctccctgtaagaccagcacgcccatggatGCACAGATGgccgcaggtgcatttgctctTGTAATGACGTGG
This window encodes:
- the ikbkg gene encoding NF-kappa-B essential modulator isoform X1 gives rise to the protein MVQPQPDGPMQWDMSGEESGGTLRVPPELAANEVVTRLLGDNQQLREALRRSNLALRQRCEEMEEWQQKTRGERQFLSIRFQEARALVERLAQENHSLQGMVNGPASSSNHCCSSSQTEDLQGRPAKTRPLDGPQTLDQREKKIVEESNQHTQTTPPRSLDDASVCSTLPSPSTSVSEVWGEMMGGENGQPVEGANEFLQLLKSHKEKLEEGMRELRMKNEELEKEREEGEKDRERMRRCIDQLRAKLAQAQASNVTEEVVQHRSEAQHSSDCSSLAKLTEQLQATQGRYRELEEKLDFLQKSSAQRDRTEALLKQKDKDCAQLAKDCEALKAQATSLLGELNERQSCLDKSEHERKTLEEKLCNKMKALQVAERELEQQRKQHHVAMDKLLLQTQGLEQALKTERHVVTEERKKLTQLQHAYTCLFRDYDSKLKSEGGDLCSRLEDAERALALKQDLIDKLKEEVEQQKGSLETVPVLTAQAEIYKADFLAEREAREKLNQKKEELQDQLTQALTEIDRLKQEATSRASMEQMKLRHLEDFPTRAPHIPPPQAFNTVPPAPSFRNQGLIPVGDQGAIGAEELPDLCCPKCQYQAPDMDTLQIHVMDCIQ
- the ikbkg gene encoding NF-kappa-B essential modulator isoform X3, which codes for MVQPQPDGPMQWDMSGEESGGTLRVPPELAANEVVTRLLGDNQQLREALRRSNLALRQRCEEMEEWQQKTRGERQFLSIRFQEARALVERLAQENHSLQGMVNGPASSSNHCCSSSQTEDLQGRPAKTRPLDGPQTLDQREKKIVEESNQHTQTTPPRSLDDASVCSTLPSPSTSVSEVWGEMMGGENGQPVEGANEFLQLLKSHKEKLEEGMRELRMKNEELEKEREEGEKDRERMRRCIDQLRAKLAQAQASNVTEEVVQHRSEAQHSSDWYRELEEKLDFLQKSSAQRDRTEALLKQKDKDCAQLAKDCEALKAQATSLLGELNERQSCLDKSEHERKTLEEKLCNKMKALQVAERELEQQRKQHHVAMDKLLLQTQGLEQALKTERHVVTEERKKLTQLQHAYTCLFRDYDSKLKSEGGDLCSRLEDAERALALKQDLIDKLKEEVEQQKGSLETVPVLTAQAEIYKADFLAEREAREKLNQKKEELQDQLTQALTEIDRLKQEATSRASMEQMKLRHLEDFPTRAPHIPPPQAFNTVPPAPSFRNQGLIPVGDQGAIGAEELPDLCCPKCQYQAPDMDTLQIHVMDCIQ
- the ikbkg gene encoding NF-kappa-B essential modulator isoform X2, whose protein sequence is MVQPQPDGPMQWDMSGEESGGTLRVPPELAANEVVTRLLGDNQQLREALRRSNLALRQRCEEMEEWQQKTRGERQFLSIRFQEARALVERLAQENHSLQGMVNGPASSSNHCCSSSQTEDLQGRPAKTRPLDGPQTLDQREKKIVEESNQHTQTTPPRSLDDASVCSTLPSPSTSVSEVWGEMMGGENGQPVEGANEFLQLLKSHKEKLEEGMRELRMKNEELEKEREEGEKDRERMRRCIDQLRAKLAQASNVTEEVVQHRSEAQHSSDCSSLAKLTEQLQATQGRYRELEEKLDFLQKSSAQRDRTEALLKQKDKDCAQLAKDCEALKAQATSLLGELNERQSCLDKSEHERKTLEEKLCNKMKALQVAERELEQQRKQHHVAMDKLLLQTQGLEQALKTERHVVTEERKKLTQLQHAYTCLFRDYDSKLKSEGGDLCSRLEDAERALALKQDLIDKLKEEVEQQKGSLETVPVLTAQAEIYKADFLAEREAREKLNQKKEELQDQLTQALTEIDRLKQEATSRASMEQMKLRHLEDFPTRAPHIPPPQAFNTVPPAPSFRNQGLIPVGDQGAIGAEELPDLCCPKCQYQAPDMDTLQIHVMDCIQ
- the ikbkg gene encoding NF-kappa-B essential modulator isoform X4 encodes the protein MVQPQPDGPMQWDMSGEESGGTLRVPPELAANEVVTRLLGDNQQLREALRRSNLALRQRCEEMEEWQQKTRGERQFLSIRFQEARALVERLAQENHSLQGMVNGPASSSNHCCSSSQTEDLQGRPAKTRPLDGPQTLDQREKKIVEESNQHTQTTPPRSLDDASVCSTLPSPSTSVSEVWGEMMGGENGQPVEGANEFLQLLKSHKEKLEEGMRELRMKNEELEKEREEGEKDRERMRRCIDQLRAKLAQASNVTEEVVQHRSEAQHSSDWYRELEEKLDFLQKSSAQRDRTEALLKQKDKDCAQLAKDCEALKAQATSLLGELNERQSCLDKSEHERKTLEEKLCNKMKALQVAERELEQQRKQHHVAMDKLLLQTQGLEQALKTERHVVTEERKKLTQLQHAYTCLFRDYDSKLKSEGGDLCSRLEDAERALALKQDLIDKLKEEVEQQKGSLETVPVLTAQAEIYKADFLAEREAREKLNQKKEELQDQLTQALTEIDRLKQEATSRASMEQMKLRHLEDFPTRAPHIPPPQAFNTVPPAPSFRNQGLIPVGDQGAIGAEELPDLCCPKCQYQAPDMDTLQIHVMDCIQ
- the ikbkg gene encoding NF-kappa-B essential modulator isoform X5 produces the protein MVQPQPDGPMQWDMSGEESGGTLRVPPELAANEVVTRLLGDNQQLREALRRSNLALRQRCEEMEEWQQKTRGERQFLSIRFQEARALVERLAQENHSLQGMVNGPASSSNHCCSSSQTEDLQGRPAKTRPLDGPQTLDQREKKIVEESNQHTQTTPPRSLPVEGANEFLQLLKSHKEKLEEGMRELRMKNEELEKEREEGEKDRERMRRCIDQLRAKLAQAQASNVTEEVVQHRSEAQHSSDCSSLAKLTEQLQATQGRYRELEEKLDFLQKSSAQRDRTEALLKQKDKDCAQLAKDCEALKAQATSLLGELNERQSCLDKSEHERKTLEEKLCNKMKALQVAERELEQQRKQHHVAMDKLLLQTQGLEQALKTERHVVTEERKKLTQLQHAYTCLFRDYDSKLKSEGGDLCSRLEDAERALALKQDLIDKLKEEVEQQKGSLETVPVLTAQAEIYKADFLAEREAREKLNQKKEELQDQLTQALTEIDRLKQEATSRASMEQMKLRHLEDFPTRAPHIPPPQAFNTVPPAPSFRNQGLIPVGDQGAIGAEELPDLCCPKCQYQAPDMDTLQIHVMDCIQ
- the ikbkg gene encoding NF-kappa-B essential modulator isoform X6 → MVQPQPDGPMQWDMSGEESGGTLRVPPELAANEVVTRLLGDNQQLREALRRSNLALRQRCEEMEEWQQKTRGERQFLSIRFQEARALVERLAQENHSLQGMVNGPASSSNHCCSSSQTEDLQGRPAKTRPLDGPQTLDQREKKIVEESNQHTQTTPPRSLPVEGANEFLQLLKSHKEKLEEGMRELRMKNEELEKEREEGEKDRERMRRCIDQLRAKLAQASNVTEEVVQHRSEAQHSSDCSSLAKLTEQLQATQGRYRELEEKLDFLQKSSAQRDRTEALLKQKDKDCAQLAKDCEALKAQATSLLGELNERQSCLDKSEHERKTLEEKLCNKMKALQVAERELEQQRKQHHVAMDKLLLQTQGLEQALKTERHVVTEERKKLTQLQHAYTCLFRDYDSKLKSEGGDLCSRLEDAERALALKQDLIDKLKEEVEQQKGSLETVPVLTAQAEIYKADFLAEREAREKLNQKKEELQDQLTQALTEIDRLKQEATSRASMEQMKLRHLEDFPTRAPHIPPPQAFNTVPPAPSFRNQGLIPVGDQGAIGAEELPDLCCPKCQYQAPDMDTLQIHVMDCIQ
- the ikbkg gene encoding NF-kappa-B essential modulator isoform X8, translating into MVQPQPDGPMQWDMSGEESGGTLRVPPELAANEVVTRLLGDNQQLREALRRSNLALRQRCEEMEEWQQKTRGERQFLSIRFQEARALVERLAQENHSLQGMVNGPASSSNHCCSSSQTEDLQGRPAKTRPLDGPQTLDQREKKIVEESNQHTQTTPPRSLPVEGANEFLQLLKSHKEKLEEGMRELRMKNEELEKEREEGEKDRERMRRCIDQLRAKLAQASNVTEEVVQHRSEAQHSSDWYRELEEKLDFLQKSSAQRDRTEALLKQKDKDCAQLAKDCEALKAQATSLLGELNERQSCLDKSEHERKTLEEKLCNKMKALQVAERELEQQRKQHHVAMDKLLLQTQGLEQALKTERHVVTEERKKLTQLQHAYTCLFRDYDSKLKSEGGDLCSRLEDAERALALKQDLIDKLKEEVEQQKGSLETVPVLTAQAEIYKADFLAEREAREKLNQKKEELQDQLTQALTEIDRLKQEATSRASMEQMKLRHLEDFPTRAPHIPPPQAFNTVPPAPSFRNQGLIPVGDQGAIGAEELPDLCCPKCQYQAPDMDTLQIHVMDCIQ
- the ikbkg gene encoding NF-kappa-B essential modulator isoform X7 — encoded protein: MVQPQPDGPMQWDMSGEESGGTLRVPPELAANEVVTRLLGDNQQLREALRRSNLALRQRCEEMEEWQQKTRGERQFLSIRFQEARALVERLAQENHSLQGMVNGPASSSNHCCSSSQTEDLQGRPAKTRPLDGPQTLDQREKKIVEESNQHTQTTPPRSLPVEGANEFLQLLKSHKEKLEEGMRELRMKNEELEKEREEGEKDRERMRRCIDQLRAKLAQAQASNVTEEVVQHRSEAQHSSDWYRELEEKLDFLQKSSAQRDRTEALLKQKDKDCAQLAKDCEALKAQATSLLGELNERQSCLDKSEHERKTLEEKLCNKMKALQVAERELEQQRKQHHVAMDKLLLQTQGLEQALKTERHVVTEERKKLTQLQHAYTCLFRDYDSKLKSEGGDLCSRLEDAERALALKQDLIDKLKEEVEQQKGSLETVPVLTAQAEIYKADFLAEREAREKLNQKKEELQDQLTQALTEIDRLKQEATSRASMEQMKLRHLEDFPTRAPHIPPPQAFNTVPPAPSFRNQGLIPVGDQGAIGAEELPDLCCPKCQYQAPDMDTLQIHVMDCIQ